A single window of Flavobacterium sp. 140616W15 DNA harbors:
- a CDS encoding AraC family transcriptional regulator, translated as MNNHIVSQASDFNTNDLKLKGFKVYEVNSGVNAIPTYNRRDFYKICINTSKSLIHYADRGIETDGTILFFGNPHIPYSWEIISPIYNGYACVFTEEFLKVNYRSDSLHESPLFKIGGTPIFSLTAVQEEYITSMFVKMIAEQDTDYIFKDDLIRNYINLIIHESLKMQPSENFFKHKNASSRITTLFMELLERQFPIETKDQPLKLKTPQDYAQNLAVHVNHLNRSVKEITGKSTTTHISERIISEAKALLQHTDWSIADVGFSLGFEYPSYFNNYFKRLTGTVPKTLRV; from the coding sequence ATGAATAATCATATCGTTTCTCAAGCTTCAGATTTTAATACCAACGACTTAAAACTAAAAGGCTTTAAAGTATATGAGGTTAATAGTGGTGTTAATGCTATTCCTACCTATAACCGCAGAGATTTTTACAAGATTTGTATTAATACTAGTAAAAGTCTTATTCACTATGCTGATAGAGGTATTGAAACTGATGGTACAATATTATTTTTTGGAAATCCACATATTCCATATTCCTGGGAAATTATTTCACCAATTTATAACGGCTACGCCTGTGTTTTTACCGAAGAGTTTTTAAAAGTTAATTACCGTTCTGATAGTCTTCATGAATCGCCTTTGTTTAAGATAGGCGGGACTCCTATATTCTCGTTAACTGCTGTTCAAGAGGAATATATAACATCGATGTTTGTAAAAATGATAGCAGAACAAGATACGGATTACATTTTTAAAGATGACTTAATTCGCAATTATATTAACTTGATTATTCATGAATCATTAAAAATGCAACCTTCAGAAAATTTCTTTAAACACAAGAATGCTTCTTCCCGAATTACGACACTTTTTATGGAACTCTTAGAAAGACAATTTCCAATTGAGACCAAAGATCAGCCACTTAAGCTTAAAACGCCACAAGATTATGCTCAAAATCTTGCAGTGCATGTAAATCATCTTAATCGTTCGGTAAAGGAAATAACAGGTAAGTCGACTACTACTCATATTAGCGAAAGAATTATTAGCGAAGCAAAAGCGCTTTTGCAACATACCGATTGGAGTATTGCTGACGTAGGATTTTCGTTGGGATTTGAATATCCGAGTTACTTTAATAATTACTTTAAAAGACTAACTGGAACTGTGCCTAAAACCTTAAGGGTGTAA
- a CDS encoding methyltransferase domain-containing protein, translating into MIFKQLRLNIDIEDSTFNELYSTRIKRLSERHWTPVEIAKAAADYLVDKPNKKVLDIGAGAGKFCLVGAASTRGKFYGVEQRESLIKVSKKIAEKHNVKNVEFIHSNINQISFSDYDAFYFYNSFYENIDITCPIDKIILPEKELFHSYSNYVKEQLAKTPKGTKLVTYWSTWEEIPESFDLEESACNGILNFWKKKV; encoded by the coding sequence ATGATTTTTAAACAACTACGATTAAACATTGATATTGAAGATAGTACATTTAACGAACTATACTCAACTCGTATCAAAAGACTCTCTGAACGTCACTGGACTCCTGTAGAAATAGCCAAAGCCGCTGCTGATTATCTTGTTGATAAACCCAATAAGAAAGTCTTGGATATAGGCGCTGGAGCGGGGAAATTTTGCTTGGTAGGAGCAGCTTCTACAAGGGGGAAGTTTTATGGTGTTGAACAAAGGGAATCACTTATAAAAGTGTCTAAAAAAATAGCCGAAAAACATAATGTGAAAAATGTTGAATTCATTCATTCAAATATCAATCAGATATCCTTTTCAGATTATGATGCTTTCTATTTTTACAACTCCTTTTATGAAAATATCGATATAACTTGTCCAATCGACAAAATAATACTTCCAGAAAAAGAACTGTTTCATTCTTACTCAAACTATGTAAAAGAACAATTAGCTAAAACCCCAAAAGGAACAAAACTTGTTACCTATTGGAGTACCTGGGAGGAAATTCCAGAAAGTTTTGATTTAGAAGAATCTGCTTGCAATGGAATATTAAATTTCTGGAAAAAAAAGGTATAA